The following proteins are encoded in a genomic region of Cyclonatronum proteinivorum:
- a CDS encoding dihydroorotase — translation MNVQLADAFGIRDAQTVNALRIREGKIAETGLNLTPEADELVVDGKGAFLSPGWMDMHVHLREPGLEHKETIKTGCTAAAAGGFTAVACMPNTLPPIHSRDVVEYIVNKSAALPVEVYPIGCVSKDRAGKHLAEMGDMKAGGAVAFSDDGDPVYNAKLMRTALDYATMLDMPVINHEEDLDLSRPGHMHEGRVSTRLGLAGTPSIAEEVMIARDILLAELTGGHVHVAHISTRRGVEMVREAKAKGIKVTTEVCPHHFDLTDEEIERSAFDTNYKMHPPLRTADDVEAMIEGLADGTIDAICTDHAPHSVEEKEVEFIYAPNGILGLQTAWSVVVKQLLDTGRMKLPQVLRCLIDAPRTILRLPVPTLEAGQPANLTLFDTTSSWTYSVASNKSKSRNSPYLDQTLKGKAHGIYNRAQWVPNDI, via the coding sequence CTGAATGTTCAGCTTGCCGATGCATTCGGTATTCGTGATGCTCAAACGGTAAACGCCCTTAGAATCAGGGAGGGCAAGATTGCTGAAACCGGCCTGAATCTTACGCCAGAGGCAGATGAACTTGTAGTTGACGGCAAGGGGGCATTTCTTTCGCCCGGCTGGATGGATATGCACGTGCACCTGCGTGAGCCGGGTCTGGAGCATAAAGAGACGATCAAAACGGGCTGCACGGCTGCGGCTGCCGGCGGGTTTACCGCGGTAGCCTGTATGCCGAATACGCTCCCGCCCATTCACTCTCGTGATGTTGTGGAGTATATTGTGAATAAATCCGCAGCCCTGCCGGTTGAGGTGTATCCGATCGGGTGCGTTTCAAAGGACCGGGCAGGGAAGCACCTGGCGGAAATGGGGGATATGAAGGCGGGCGGCGCGGTTGCCTTCAGTGATGACGGCGATCCCGTGTATAATGCCAAACTGATGCGCACAGCCCTCGATTATGCGACCATGCTTGATATGCCGGTGATCAATCATGAGGAGGATCTCGATCTTTCACGTCCGGGGCACATGCATGAGGGGCGGGTTTCTACCCGGCTGGGTCTGGCGGGCACGCCCTCCATTGCGGAGGAAGTGATGATTGCGCGGGATATTCTGCTGGCCGAGCTCACCGGCGGACATGTGCACGTGGCGCATATCAGCACGCGCCGCGGGGTGGAGATGGTTCGCGAAGCTAAGGCGAAAGGGATAAAGGTAACGACGGAGGTATGCCCGCATCATTTCGATCTTACAGATGAAGAAATTGAGCGCAGCGCTTTTGATACTAATTATAAGATGCATCCGCCGCTGCGCACTGCCGATGACGTGGAGGCCATGATTGAAGGCCTTGCCGATGGTACGATTGACGCAATCTGTACCGATCATGCGCCGCATTCGGTCGAGGAGAAGGAAGTGGAGTTTATCTATGCCCCGAACGGCATTCTCGGACTGCAAACCGCCTGGAGCGTCGTGGTAAAACAGCTGCTTGATACAGGCCGGATGAAGTTGCCGCAGGTGCTGCGCTGCCTTATTGATGCTCCGCGAACCATACTGCGTCTGCCGGTACCAACCCTTGAAGCGGGTCAGCCTGCGAACCTGACGCTGTTTGATACGACCTCAAGCTGGACATACAGTGTAGCTTCGAACAAGAGTAAATCCCGCAACTCACCTTACCTTGATCAAACCCTAAAAGGTAAAGCCCACGGTATTTATAACCGCGCGCAATGGGTGCCAAACGACATTTAA
- the msrB gene encoding peptide-methionine (R)-S-oxide reductase MsrB, with product MSELNWKTILNFAENGNPEPDQRVEKSEAEWEKQLSEEAFYVTRKHGTERPFSGEHCHSFGPGRYGCVCCGALLFDASEKFESGTGWPSFTQPVKENAIRYKVDRSFGMVRVETLCNSCDAHLGHVFPDGPKPTGLRYCMNSVALEKLED from the coding sequence ATGAGCGAGCTTAACTGGAAAACGATTCTTAATTTTGCTGAAAACGGCAATCCTGAACCTGATCAGCGTGTGGAGAAGTCGGAAGCTGAGTGGGAGAAACAGCTTTCGGAGGAGGCGTTTTATGTGACGCGTAAGCACGGAACCGAGCGGCCTTTCAGCGGGGAGCACTGCCATAGTTTCGGGCCGGGCCGGTATGGCTGCGTTTGCTGCGGCGCGCTTTTGTTTGACGCTTCGGAGAAGTTTGAGTCGGGTACCGGATGGCCGAGTTTCACGCAGCCGGTGAAGGAAAATGCCATCCGCTATAAGGTTGACCGGAGTTTTGGGATGGTGCGTGTAGAAACCCTGTGCAACAGCTGTGATGCGCACCTGGGGCACGTTTTTCCGGACGGACCTAAACCAACGGGGCTGCGCTATTGCATGAATTCCGTTGCGTTGGAAAAACTCGAGGACTGA
- a CDS encoding amidohydrolase family protein: MTNLIQNHTHPMSEIVKRTADNCRNTLYTACMAVVLFGLMAATPLFAQTPAPVQSQPVALTGGTIHTLEGDTIENGTIVFDNGIITAIGTDVSIPEGAVTEDVSGRHIYPGLIHAWSQIGLFEISAVEMTLDLNEVGPINPNLRAERAFHAASRHIGVARSAGITTSVSTPGSGWGSPLIAGQSAAMMMDGWTWEEMTLQAGLGMMVSWPNPGNTRNYTRQLEELREAFADARAYVTAVRAHAAGNAPRHDFDSRWHAMKPVLDGAMPVVVSANDMRQIQDAITWAQEEDIKLIILGGRDAHLVTEHLLAYDVPVLITTVQSSPSRWWEPYNAWYELPAQLHQAGVRFAIAGSSSAANANRLPFEAGTAAAFGLPADEALKSLTLYPAQIFGLDDRIGSLEVGKQADLLITTGNPIEYSTRVEQVYVAGRKSDMRDFQRQMYERYSEKIRQRQAHAD; this comes from the coding sequence ATGACTAATCTCATCCAAAACCACACGCATCCCATGTCTGAAATTGTGAAGCGTACCGCAGACAACTGCCGAAATACGCTGTACACGGCTTGTATGGCCGTCGTTCTTTTCGGCCTTATGGCAGCAACGCCTCTCTTCGCACAGACCCCCGCTCCGGTTCAGTCACAGCCGGTTGCCCTTACCGGCGGCACCATCCACACCCTGGAAGGCGACACCATTGAAAACGGAACCATCGTTTTCGACAACGGCATCATCACGGCCATCGGAACCGATGTAAGCATACCCGAAGGCGCCGTTACCGAAGATGTCAGCGGGCGCCACATCTACCCGGGCCTGATTCACGCCTGGAGTCAGATCGGCCTGTTCGAAATCAGCGCGGTCGAAATGACGCTCGACCTGAATGAAGTCGGACCCATCAATCCTAACCTGCGCGCCGAGCGGGCCTTTCATGCTGCAAGCCGCCACATTGGCGTCGCCCGCTCCGCAGGTATCACAACCTCGGTAAGCACACCCGGCAGCGGCTGGGGCAGTCCGCTGATTGCGGGGCAGTCCGCAGCCATGATGATGGACGGCTGGACCTGGGAAGAAATGACGCTGCAGGCAGGTTTAGGGATGATGGTGAGCTGGCCTAACCCTGGCAATACCCGCAACTATACCCGACAGCTCGAAGAGCTTCGCGAAGCCTTTGCCGACGCCCGGGCTTACGTCACCGCCGTTCGCGCCCATGCTGCCGGCAACGCCCCGCGACACGACTTCGACTCCCGCTGGCACGCCATGAAACCCGTGCTTGACGGCGCAATGCCGGTCGTGGTCAGCGCCAACGACATGCGTCAAATTCAGGACGCCATCACCTGGGCACAGGAAGAAGACATAAAGCTCATCATCCTCGGCGGTCGCGACGCGCATCTCGTTACCGAGCACCTTCTCGCCTATGATGTGCCCGTGCTGATAACCACGGTTCAAAGTTCACCCTCGCGCTGGTGGGAGCCCTACAATGCCTGGTACGAACTTCCGGCACAGCTGCATCAGGCCGGGGTCCGTTTTGCAATTGCCGGATCAAGCTCCGCCGCCAACGCCAACCGCCTGCCCTTCGAAGCCGGTACCGCCGCAGCATTTGGCCTGCCAGCCGATGAAGCCCTGAAATCACTGACGCTCTACCCGGCGCAGATTTTCGGCCTCGATGACCGCATTGGCAGCCTCGAAGTAGGCAAACAAGCCGACTTGCTGATCACAACCGGGAACCCCATCGAGTACAGCACCCGCGTAGAACAGGTCTATGTTGCCGGCCGCAAAAGCGACATGCGCGACTTCCAGCGGCAGATGTACGAACGCTACTCCGAAAAAATAAGACAGCGTCAGGCACACGCTGACTAA
- a CDS encoding amidohydrolase family protein: MMNCRTIKVSLTTAVFAVLLLIMPLWGFAQSQTSPTDGIRENTPAVFALTNATIVTTPGSVISSGTLVIRDGVIEAVGANVRVPADARVFDLDGKTVYPGFIDAHARTGMQDAPVELDRGNQPWNPQLRAHLRAEQIFNTEDDGSEALRKMGFTVAASVPELGIFRGQTAALTLRDGSPTDRTIRGGIAQSVSLSRSSEFGFTYPTSNIGAIALIRQTLYDARWYHDAHTAFEQNPAGLQRPEYNAMLHSLTAAARGQMPLLIEAGSDEEVLRALRIADEFDSQLWVRGSGHEYRIADYLRTQRFSLILPLSFPDTPEVGTPEDAYNRNLAELRHWYLAPENPARLAAAGIAFSLTTDGLENPSHFLPNLRKAVEAGLPANTALAALTTQPAELLGISATHGSLTRGKAAHFVVTDGDLFHHNTRIMYVWIDGHRHIINREPHNNPAGSWELASDESLFDGRLSLKETRPGRFSGELVIGDDEISLNNIAYDDHTRRFRADFQHDDISTSGPVRLTASLRDDRLHGWAEVTGQSRINWNATRMESGERPEPRENSPMRRDLELTNLRPSMEFGREQKPEQARAILVQNATIWTQGPEGILENADLLVRDGKIAEVGHDLRAPRRAVVIDAEGRHVTPGLIDAHLHSGVDGVNEIGNAITAEVRMADVLNINNIWMYRQLAGGLTTAHVMHGSANPIGGQNVTLKMRWGALSHELPLEGAPRTVKFALGENPKRVGTGRYPDTRMGVEQIIADRFQMAKDYRARWQEWERNGSGIPPRRDLRLDALADILDGNIDIHSHSYRQDEILMLMVLAEEIGFEIKAFHHALEAFKVAPELAERGIGAVVWTDWGGFKIEAYDNTNYNARLLLEAGVPTSLHSDNSQIATRMNWEAAKMVRTGLDPETALSLVTNRTAALLGIEDRVGSLEPGKDADFVIWSGDPLSTFTIAEQTWIDGRRYFDIEEDAALRAAVDRERAELIRLILEMNND; encoded by the coding sequence ATGATGAACTGCCGCACTATAAAAGTCAGCCTGACAACGGCTGTTTTTGCTGTTCTCTTGCTGATCATGCCGCTTTGGGGGTTTGCGCAGTCGCAAACATCCCCGACGGACGGGATACGCGAGAATACACCCGCTGTTTTTGCACTGACCAATGCTACGATCGTCACCACGCCGGGCTCCGTAATCTCCAGCGGGACCCTGGTAATTCGTGACGGCGTTATTGAAGCCGTCGGTGCAAATGTCCGCGTACCCGCCGACGCCCGCGTTTTTGACCTGGACGGAAAAACGGTCTATCCCGGATTTATCGACGCGCATGCCCGCACAGGTATGCAGGATGCGCCCGTAGAGCTCGACCGTGGAAATCAGCCCTGGAACCCACAGCTGCGGGCGCACCTTAGGGCCGAACAAATTTTTAATACCGAAGACGACGGCAGCGAAGCCCTGCGCAAAATGGGGTTCACGGTTGCCGCTTCCGTGCCTGAGCTGGGTATTTTTCGCGGACAAACCGCCGCACTCACACTGCGTGACGGAAGTCCGACCGACCGCACCATTCGGGGCGGTATAGCACAGTCTGTCTCACTGAGCCGCAGTTCAGAATTCGGGTTTACGTATCCCACATCAAACATCGGAGCCATAGCGCTGATCCGTCAAACCCTGTATGACGCCCGCTGGTATCACGACGCGCATACCGCTTTTGAGCAAAATCCTGCCGGCCTGCAGCGTCCCGAATACAATGCCATGCTCCACAGCCTTACCGCTGCAGCGCGGGGGCAAATGCCGCTTCTCATTGAAGCCGGCAGCGATGAAGAAGTCCTGCGCGCATTACGCATTGCGGATGAGTTTGACAGTCAGCTTTGGGTTCGCGGCAGCGGACACGAATACCGCATTGCCGATTACCTGCGCACACAACGGTTTTCACTGATTTTACCGCTCAGCTTTCCGGATACCCCCGAAGTCGGCACGCCTGAAGACGCTTACAACCGCAACCTTGCGGAGCTGCGTCACTGGTACCTTGCACCGGAAAATCCTGCACGTCTTGCAGCCGCAGGGATCGCTTTCTCCCTGACGACCGACGGTCTTGAAAATCCCTCCCACTTTCTCCCCAACCTGAGAAAAGCCGTTGAAGCCGGTCTGCCCGCCAATACCGCCCTTGCCGCCCTCACCACGCAGCCTGCGGAGCTTCTGGGCATCAGCGCGACGCACGGCTCCCTTACGCGCGGCAAAGCTGCCCATTTTGTCGTTACGGATGGCGACCTCTTCCACCATAACACCCGCATAATGTATGTCTGGATTGACGGTCACCGCCACATCATCAACCGCGAGCCCCATAACAACCCGGCAGGAAGCTGGGAGCTGGCAAGCGACGAAAGCCTGTTTGATGGCCGCCTTAGCCTGAAGGAAACACGTCCCGGACGTTTCAGCGGTGAGCTGGTAATCGGTGATGATGAAATTAGCCTGAACAACATTGCGTACGACGACCACACGCGGCGTTTCCGGGCTGATTTTCAGCATGATGATATCTCAACTTCAGGGCCGGTACGCCTCACGGCTTCACTGCGCGACGACCGCCTGCATGGCTGGGCAGAAGTAACGGGACAAAGCCGCATCAACTGGAACGCGACCCGCATGGAATCAGGTGAACGTCCGGAGCCGCGCGAAAACAGCCCTATGCGGCGCGACCTGGAGCTTACGAACCTTCGTCCGTCCATGGAATTCGGTCGTGAGCAAAAGCCGGAGCAAGCCCGCGCCATCCTGGTGCAGAACGCAACCATCTGGACGCAAGGCCCCGAAGGCATTCTCGAAAATGCCGATTTGCTGGTCCGGGACGGCAAAATTGCGGAAGTCGGCCATGATCTGCGTGCCCCGCGCCGGGCCGTTGTTATCGACGCGGAAGGCCGTCACGTAACGCCCGGACTCATCGACGCGCACCTGCACTCCGGCGTAGATGGCGTCAATGAAATCGGAAATGCCATCACCGCGGAAGTCCGCATGGCTGATGTCCTCAACATCAACAACATCTGGATGTACCGTCAGCTTGCCGGCGGGCTCACAACGGCGCATGTCATGCACGGCTCGGCCAACCCCATTGGCGGACAAAACGTGACCCTCAAAATGCGCTGGGGCGCGCTTTCACACGAACTTCCCCTCGAAGGCGCACCGCGTACGGTGAAATTCGCGCTCGGCGAAAACCCCAAGCGGGTCGGCACCGGACGTTACCCTGATACCCGCATGGGCGTCGAGCAAATCATAGCCGACCGCTTCCAAATGGCCAAAGATTATCGTGCCCGCTGGCAGGAATGGGAGCGCAACGGCAGCGGCATTCCGCCCCGTCGTGACCTCCGGCTTGACGCGCTCGCTGATATTCTCGACGGCAACATCGACATTCATTCCCACAGCTACCGTCAGGATGAGATCCTCATGCTGATGGTACTTGCGGAAGAAATCGGTTTCGAAATCAAAGCTTTCCATCACGCGCTTGAAGCCTTCAAAGTAGCGCCCGAACTGGCTGAGCGCGGGATTGGCGCAGTTGTTTGGACCGACTGGGGCGGCTTCAAAATTGAAGCCTACGACAACACCAACTACAATGCCCGTCTGTTGCTGGAAGCCGGCGTACCGACCTCCCTTCACTCCGACAACAGTCAGATTGCGACCCGCATGAACTGGGAAGCCGCCAAAATGGTGAGAACCGGCCTTGATCCGGAAACCGCCCTTTCGCTCGTCACAAACCGCACCGCTGCCTTGCTCGGCATAGAAGACCGCGTCGGCTCGCTGGAACCCGGCAAAGACGCCGATTTCGTGATCTGGAGCGGAGACCCGCTTTCCACCTTCACCATCGCAGAGCAAACCTGGATCGACGGCCGCCGCTATTTCGATATTGAAGAAGACGCCGCTTTACGTGCAGCGGTTGACCGTGAACGCGCCGAACTCATCCGCTTAATTCTGGAGATGAACAATGACTAA
- a CDS encoding RES family NAD+ phosphorylase, producing MFVYRISLARWAGALSGSGRPGRWNSAGQYVVYTASSRALSCLEYLVHVGGERAFMRYKLTQIEIPDKCSRQIILPASLPENWHRVQNYHLCQPVGDRWADGLESLILMVPSAIISDEFNIIINPAHPQFSQVKISEIKDFTFDQRL from the coding sequence ATGTTCGTATACCGCATTTCACTTGCAAGATGGGCCGGAGCACTATCCGGTTCCGGGCGGCCGGGCCGCTGGAATTCCGCCGGGCAATATGTAGTCTACACAGCTTCAAGCCGCGCGCTCTCCTGTCTCGAGTACCTGGTGCACGTCGGCGGGGAGCGCGCTTTTATGCGCTACAAACTGACCCAAATTGAAATTCCCGATAAGTGCAGCCGGCAAATTATTTTACCCGCTTCCCTTCCCGAAAACTGGCACAGGGTTCAAAATTATCACCTGTGTCAGCCGGTAGGAGACAGATGGGCTGACGGACTTGAATCCCTGATTCTGATGGTGCCATCCGCCATCATTAGCGATGAATTCAATATCATCATCAATCCGGCGCATCCGCAGTTTTCTCAGGTGAAAATTTCCGAGATCAAAGATTTCACATTCGATCAGCGCTTGTGA
- the parS gene encoding type II RES/Xre toxin-antitoxin system antitoxin: MSDSFNTENLSGAVQSAARKYEITPNNTLAMVQIAKDGMPASAFAELLHITGLTKDELAAVLGLSYKTVQRYEKENKRFNALNSEQLAKIIALYQKANEIFTDLNAFNRWLRKPAYGLGDQVPVSLLSTSGGIDLIREELIRIEYGALA, translated from the coding sequence ATGTCCGATTCTTTTAATACCGAAAACCTAAGCGGTGCGGTTCAGTCAGCCGCCCGAAAATATGAAATCACCCCAAACAATACCTTAGCTATGGTACAAATCGCAAAAGATGGTATGCCGGCAAGCGCATTTGCAGAGCTTCTGCATATCACGGGTCTCACCAAAGATGAACTCGCCGCTGTGCTTGGCCTTTCTTATAAAACGGTTCAGCGCTACGAGAAAGAAAACAAGCGTTTCAATGCGCTTAATAGCGAACAGCTTGCCAAAATTATCGCGCTCTACCAAAAAGCGAACGAAATTTTCACAGATCTCAACGCCTTCAACCGCTGGCTGCGTAAGCCTGCATACGGGCTCGGAGATCAGGTGCCCGTCAGTCTCCTGAGCACATCCGGCGGTATAGATCTTATCCGCGAAGAGCTCATTCGCATCGAATACGGCGCACTGGCGTAG
- a CDS encoding DUF2237 family protein: MSPKNIFNEPLKLCCNNPLTGFYRDGLCRTDTFDAGRHVVCAIMTDEFLQFSRSKGNDLITPRPEYRFPGLKAGDRWCLCALRWKEAETHGMAPLVDLEATAIEALDFIPMETLIQYAWKTNAE, translated from the coding sequence ATGTCGCCAAAAAATATTTTTAACGAACCCCTTAAACTGTGCTGCAACAATCCGCTTACCGGCTTTTACCGCGATGGTCTTTGCCGCACCGACACCTTTGATGCGGGCCGTCATGTGGTTTGCGCCATCATGACGGATGAATTTCTTCAGTTTTCCCGCTCCAAAGGCAATGATCTGATAACGCCCCGTCCCGAGTATCGCTTTCCCGGGCTGAAAGCGGGTGACCGATGGTGCCTGTGCGCACTCCGGTGGAAGGAAGCTGAGACACACGGCATGGCGCCGCTCGTGGATCTAGAAGCTACCGCTATTGAAGCCCTTGACTTTATTCCGATGGAAACCCTCATCCAATACGCCTGGAAAACCAATGCCGAATAA
- a CDS encoding protein adenylyltransferase SelO has protein sequence MPNKTEITGWNLQHTYQNLHPMMFSKVSPQHAEAPKLRLFNETLAAELGLDVPEQSAQSLAELFSGNALPEQASPIAQAYAGHQFGQFTMLGDGRALLWGEQTLTDGSLKDMQFKGSGRTPYSRGGDGRATLYSMLREYLISEAMNALGIPSSRSLAVVETGEQVYRTRMNKGAVLTRVSDSHIRVGTFEYARRFLPPEALTSLLEYTINRHYPDLAESENPAVALLERVLQKQAELIAQWMSCGFIHGVMNTDNMTLSAETIDYGPCAFMNAFNPKKAFSSIDAGRRYSWGNQPGIAQWNLSVLAGALLPLIHEDQDEAVKIAKAVLESFEDRFQSAWYGLLSKKLGFAGDVTEYDRSLADDLLRLMQQQEADFTNTFLFLETESAWLEGIPSGSAFDALHQKIRERQEQNPGGRDEAIRLMAAQNPFIIPRNHQVERALTEAAFKDDYSFFNKLLHELQEPYRRTSEADHNLRKELTMPPEGGDGDYRTFCGT, from the coding sequence ATGCCGAATAAAACCGAAATCACAGGCTGGAACTTACAACACACCTATCAAAACCTTCACCCGATGATGTTCAGCAAGGTGAGTCCGCAGCACGCGGAAGCGCCCAAGCTGCGTCTATTTAATGAGACGCTCGCCGCGGAACTTGGACTTGACGTACCGGAGCAATCAGCGCAGTCGCTGGCTGAGCTGTTTTCCGGCAATGCGTTGCCGGAACAGGCTTCCCCTATTGCGCAGGCCTATGCAGGACATCAGTTCGGGCAGTTCACCATGCTCGGCGACGGGCGCGCCCTCCTTTGGGGCGAACAAACGCTGACCGACGGCAGCCTTAAGGACATGCAGTTTAAAGGCAGCGGACGCACCCCCTACTCCCGCGGCGGCGATGGGCGGGCAACGCTCTATTCCATGCTGCGGGAATATCTCATCAGCGAAGCCATGAATGCGCTTGGTATCCCAAGTTCCCGCAGCCTTGCCGTTGTGGAAACAGGTGAACAGGTGTACCGCACCCGCATGAACAAAGGTGCAGTACTTACGCGCGTCAGCGACAGTCATATCCGGGTTGGCACTTTTGAGTATGCCCGCCGCTTCCTCCCTCCCGAAGCCCTAACAAGCTTACTCGAATACACCATCAACCGGCATTATCCGGATCTCGCGGAAAGCGAAAATCCGGCCGTTGCCCTCCTTGAGCGGGTACTGCAAAAACAGGCTGAGCTGATAGCCCAATGGATGAGCTGCGGTTTTATTCACGGGGTGATGAATACGGATAACATGACGCTCTCCGCTGAAACCATCGACTACGGTCCCTGTGCTTTCATGAACGCCTTCAATCCCAAAAAAGCTTTCAGTTCGATTGACGCGGGTCGCCGCTACTCCTGGGGCAATCAGCCGGGGATTGCGCAGTGGAACCTGAGCGTACTTGCAGGTGCATTGCTGCCATTGATTCACGAAGATCAGGATGAAGCGGTCAAAATCGCTAAAGCGGTGCTGGAAAGTTTTGAAGACCGCTTTCAGTCTGCGTGGTACGGACTCCTGAGCAAGAAACTCGGCTTTGCCGGTGATGTCACAGAATATGACCGCAGCCTTGCCGACGACCTCCTTCGTCTCATGCAGCAACAGGAAGCCGATTTCACAAATACCTTCCTTTTTCTGGAAACCGAATCCGCGTGGCTTGAAGGCATTCCCTCCGGATCAGCTTTTGACGCCCTGCACCAAAAAATCCGCGAGCGCCAAGAGCAAAATCCCGGCGGTCGTGATGAAGCCATACGGCTCATGGCTGCACAAAATCCGTTCATCATCCCCCGCAACCATCAGGTCGAGCGGGCACTCACGGAAGCTGCCTTTAAGGATGATTACAGCTTTTTTAACAAGCTTCTCCATGAACTCCAGGAACCCTACCGCCGGACTTCCGAAGCTGATCATAATCTAAGAAAAGAGCTCACGATGCCACCCGAAGGCGGCGACGGTGACTACCGTACTTTCTGCGGTACCTGA